Part of the Cryptosporangium arvum DSM 44712 genome, ACGGGTCCGGCACGAACGACCCGCGCCCGATGATCTCGGGGGTCCACAGGCTCTCGAACCCGGCGGCGACCAGGCGCTCGGCCCAGCGGGCGACGTCGCGCGGGGGAGCGTCGGACCAGTGCGCCAGCGTGGCTCCCAGGCGCACGGCTCAGCCCCGCCGCTCGGCCGCGAAGCGCTCGTACCAGCGCAGCACCGCCGGATCGTCGACCGAGGCCGGGTTGGCCGCGCGCTCCAGCGGCGTGCCCCGCAGCAGTTTCTTGACCGGCACCTCGAGCCGCTTGCCGGTCAGCGTGTGCGGCACGCCCGGTGCCTCGACGATCTCGTCCGGTACGTGCCGCGCGGTCAACCGGGTGCGCAGCGTGGCCACGATCGTGCGTTTCAGCGCGTCGTCGAGCGTGTGGCCGGGCGCCGGGACCACGAACAACCCCAGCCAGTAGCCGTCGTCGGGTTGCTCGACGCCGATCACCAGCGTCTCGGCGATCTCCGGCAGCGCCTCGAGGACGTCGTAGAAGTCGCCGGTGCCGAGCCGGACGCCCTGCCGGTTGAGCGTCGAGTCGGAGCGGCCGTGGATCGTGACGCCGCCGTCGGAGTGGAACGTCACCCAGTCCCCGTGCCGCCAGACCCCGGGCCAGGTCTCGAAGTACGACTCGGTGTACCGGGTGAAGTCCGGGTCGTTCCACAGGTGCACCGGCATCGAGGGCATCGGCTGCAGGACCACCAGATCACCCACGTCGTCGACGACCGGCACGCCGTCCTCGTCCCAGGCCGCGCAGTCGACGCCGGCCAGACGCCCGCCGATCCGGCCCGGCCGCACCGGGCTGTCGTCGTTGGAGCCGACGAACGCGCCCGAGACGTCGGTGCCCCCGCTGGTCGAGTCGATCCGCACGTCGGCGCCGACGTGCTCCCACACCCACCGGTAGCCCTCGCGCGGCAGCGCCGATCCGCTGACCAGCAGGTGCCGGAGCCGGCGCAGCGGCCGCGGCGGCGGCACCGACGCGGTGATCACGGCCGCGCCGAGCATCATGACGTCGGCCCGGGTGCGCTCGGCGATCTCCCAGACCACCCCGGCCGGGCTCCCCTCGTACAGCACGATCGTCGCGCCGTGGCTCAGCGCGCCCAGCTGCATGTTCCACAGCGCCCAGCCGGTGGAGGTGTAGGTGAACATCCGCTCACCCGGGCGCAGGCCGCAGTACAGCCCGGCCCACTTCAGCCCCTCCAGCGTGATGCCGCCGTGGCCGTGCACCAGGCCCTTGGGCAACCCGGTGGTACCGGAGGTGAACAGCACCCAGAGCGGGTGGGAGAACTCGACCGGCGCGAACTCCGGCGGCGCGTCGGTGGCGAGCAGCTCCTCCCACGGGGTGGCGCCGGCCGGGACCGGGTGGCCCAGGTAGGGCACGGCCACGAACCGGCGCAGCGTGGGCAGCGCGGCACGCAGCCGTTCGACCACCTCGCGCCGGTCGATCTCCCTGCCGTTCCAGTGGTAGCCGTCGGCCGCGACGAGCACGGTCGGCTCGAGCTGGGCGAGCCGCCCGATCGTGCCGTCGGCGCCGAAGTCGGGCGTGCAGCACGACCAGACCGCGCCGACCGCCGCGGCGGCCAGGCAGGCGATGACCGCGTGCTCGGTGTTCGGCAGGTACGCGCCGACCCGGTCGCCCGGCCGCACGCCCTCCCGGCGCAGCCAGGCGGCGGCCGCGGCCACCGACCGGCGGAGCTCGGCGTAGGTGAGCACCCGCGGGTCCGCGCCACCGCCTTCGGAGACGCACAGCAACGCGGGATCGCCGTCGGCGCCCCGCCGCAGCGCGTGCTCGGCCCAGTTCAGCCGGGCCCCGGGGAACCAGCGGGTGCGGGGCATCGGCTCGGCCGACCGGACCTCGCTCCACCGTGCGGAGAACGCGACGTCGTAGTACTCGGCGATCGAGAGCCAGAACCGGTCGAGGTCCTCGACCGACCAGGCCCACAGCGCGTCGTGGTCGCCGAACCGGCGGCCTTCGCGCTTCTCCAGCCAGTCGAGGTAGGCGCGGAGAGCGGTCATGCGCCGAACGTAGCGGCGGGGACCGACAGAACCGCACGGTTGAGCGAGCGTTGATGCTCAGGTGTGAGCGGGTTGAGCAACGACCACCACGGTGAGCGTATGAAGCTCGCTCTGTACCTCCCGAACTTCCGCGACCACGTGACGCTCCCGGAGCTCGAGGACCTCACCGCGCTGGCCGAGGACCTCGACTTCGACTCGGTGTGGACGCTCGACCGGATCGTCGTCCCGGAGGCCTCGGACCGTGCCGAGCTGCAGTTCCCGTTCGGCATGATGACCGAGTTCCCGAAGGGCATGCCGGTCGTCTCGCGCGGCAAGTGGTTCCAGGGCATGACGCTGATCCCGTGGCTGGCCGCGAAGACCACCCGGTTGCGGATCGGCATGAGCATCATCGACACGCCCTACCGCGCCCCGGCCGTGCTCGCCGCCGAGCTCGCCACCCAGGACCACCTCGCCGGCGGGCGGCTCAACGTCGGCGTCGGCTCCGGCTGGATGCCCGAGGAGTTCGCCGCCGCGAGCGTGCCGCACCTCTTCGCGCGCCGCCACGGACACGTGCGCGAGACGATCGAGATCATGCAGGGCATCTGGTCCAACGAGCTGTTCGAGTACCACGGGGAGTTCGCCGACTTCCCGCTCTCCGGCTTCGGGCACAAGCCGATCCAGCAGCCCGGCCCGCCGATCTACTTCTCCGGCCTGAAGGATCCGCGCCGGTCGGCGAAGCGCATCGCGAAGTACGGGCTCCAGGGCTGGATCGGCATCCAGGACACCCCCGAGGAGATCGCGCGCTGGCGCGGCGAGATCGAGCGCGAACTCGGCGAGCTCGGCCGGGGCTTCCCCGACGGCTTCGACGTCTGCAGCATGATCTGGTTCGTCATCACCGACGAGCCGATGGACCAGAGCCCGGCCGGCAAGGGCACGAACCTCCTGGCCGGCACCGCGCAGCAGATCGAGGACATGCTGAAGCGCTACCGCGACGCGGGGCTCACGATGCCGCTGCTGTGGCCGCCGTTCCGGGACGTCCCCACGGCCAAGACGCTCGACGACCTCAAGCGCCTGCGTCACGAGATTCTGCCGAAGATCACCTGACTCCTCAGATCGGCGCGGCGACGGCCGATCGGGTCCGCGGTGAGAAGTCTCGGCGACCTGGTGACCCGGCGCTCGCTGCGCCCGTCCGTGGTGGCGACGCGACGCGCGATGGCGGTGACCGCCGCGGTCGCCTGCACGGTCGGCGGTCTGATCGGCCTGCTCGGCATGCTGGTGCGCCCGAGCAACGAGACCGACGACGTGATCCGGCTGGCCTCGGTGGCGTCGATGCTCGCCGGTCTGGCGCTGGCGAAGTGGGGCCAGCGGCTGCCGCCGCTGGCCTTCTACCTGCTGGCCGAGAGCGCCGCGCTGCTGATCGCGGTCAGCGTGTGGCTCCAGCGCGACCGGCCGGACGCCGCCGCCGTCGCGGCTCTGCTGCTGCTCGTCACCGTGTTCTTCTTCGCGTTCTTCGATCCGGTCGCGTCGTTGCCGGGGCTGGTCACGGTCCTGGGTGCGCTGGCGGTCATCCAGGTCGGGTGGGGCGCGCTGCCGTGGAGCACGGTGCTGGTGCTGGCCGGGCTCAACCTGCTGATCGCGGCCGTGGTGGGCTGGCTCGTCCGCGCGGCCGCCGACTCCGGTCTGGACGTTCTCACCGGCCTGCCGAACTGGCGCGGGCTCGAGCGGGCCGGCCACGCCGCGCTGCAGCGCGCCCGGCACCGCGGGCAGCCGCTCACCGTCGCGCTGCTGAACATCGACGGGTTCGCCCGGATCAACTCCACCAGCGGGATCGCCGAGGGAACACGCATCCTGCGGGCGTGCGGACAGGCCTGGGCGACCGCGGTCGCCCCACCGGCCGTCCTCGGCCGCACGGCCGGGGACGACTTCGTCCTGCTCGTGCCGGGTCTGGGCCTGGGGTCGGTCGGGCCGCTGCTGGACGCGCTGCGCGCGGTCGCGCCGCCGTTCGTCCGCTTCTCGGTCGGCGTCGCCGGCTACGCGCCCGGCGACGCGGTCCGCACGCTGCTCAACCGGGCCGACGGCGCGCTGCGGCTGGCCAAGGCCGGGGGCGGCGACCGCACGGTCTACGCCCGCGACGACTCGGCCGACGCGCAGGCGTTGGTCTCCGGCCTGGACGCCGACGAGTTCCGCGTCCTGTACCAGCCGATCGCGGACGCGCGCACCGGCCGGGTGACCGGCGCCGAAGCGCTGGTCCGCTGGGTGCGTGCCGGACACGGCCCGGTACCGCCGGACGAGTTCATCCCGCTGGCCGAGCGCTGCGGCTTCATCACGACGCTGGGGGAGTGGGTGCTGCGCACCGCGTGCCGGGACGCCGCGGCCTGGCCCCGCACGCTGCCGTCGAAGGTCACGGTGAACGTCTCCGGCCAGCAGATGCAGCGGCCGGACTACGCCGACCACGTGCTCTCGGTGCTGGCCGAGACCGGACTCCCCGCCGACCGGCTGGTCCTCGAGGTCACCGAGAGCACGCTGCAGGCGGACTCGCCCTGCGCGATCGACGCGCTGCGTGCGCTGCGCGAGGCCGGGGTCCGGATCGCCATCGACGACTTCGGCACCGGCTATTCGTCGCTGAGCCGGCTGCAGCACCTCCCGGCCGACATCCTGAAGATCGATCAGTCGTTCGTCGCCGCGCTCAAACCGGAGGACCACGCGGCGCCGCTGGTCGCGGCCGTCACCGCGCTCGCGCACGCGCTGGGGCTGCGGACGGTGGCCGAGGGCGTCGAGGAGCACTACCAGACCGTCCTGCTGGCCCACCACGGCTGCGACGAGGTGCAGGGCTGGCTGCACGGACGCCCCGGCGAGCCGGCCCGCATCGGCGAAGCGCTCGCCGAGCAGGAACGGTCGGCCCGGGCCGCGCCGACGGCGGTCGAAATCTAGCTTGCGACGGGTGGGCAAGCTCGGGGCGTGACCACTCGGCTTGATCTTCGTCTGCTCGGGCCGGTGAGGCTGGTGGGCGCCGCGGGCGAGCACGCGGTCAGCGGGGCCAAGGGCCGGGCGGTCCTCGCCGCGCTCGGCTTACGGGTCAACCACGTCGTGCCGGTCGACCAGCTGATCGACGACCTCTGGGCCGACTCGCCGCCGGCCACCGCGCGCAACACCGTGCAGGTGTACGTGTCCGCCGTGCGCCGCGGCCTGGAGGCGGCCGGCTCCGCGCTCCGGCTCGACCGGCTGCCGGCCGGGTACCGGCTGGCCGGGCGGCGTGAGCAGATCGACTGGCACCTGTTCGAGACCCTCAGCGTGCAGGCGCGCCGCTGGACCCGCGACGGCGACCAGCCGACCGCCGCCGAGCTGCTCCGCCGGGCCCTCGCGCTGTGGGACGGCACCCCGCTGGCCGACGTCGGCGCCGGCCCGCTGCACGACCTGTTCGTGCCGCGGATGGAGTCGGCGCGTGTCTCCGCGCTCAGCGACCGGCTCGCGGCCGACCTCGCGCTGGGCCGTGGCGGCCTGGTCGGCGAGCTGACCATGCTGGTCCGGGCCCACCCGCTGGACGAGCGGTTCGCCAGCCAGCTCATGCACGCGCTCCATCAGGACGGCCGGCGCGCCCAGGCGCTCGCGGTGTACCGCGAGACGCGTGACCGGCTGGTCGAGGAGCTCGGGGTGGAGCCGGGCGAGCGGCTGCGCCGCATGCACGCGGCGGTGCTCGCCGACGACCGCGGGCTCCGGCCCGAGCCCCGCGACCAGCCCGGCGTGCTCGGCGCGACCTGGTCCGGCGAGTTCGTCGGACGCCACGCGGAGCTGACCGAGCTGGTCGCGCTGCTGGCCCGGCCCGGGCTCGTCACGCTGACCGGGCCGCCCGGCGTCGGCAAGTCGCGGCTGGCCGCCGAGGTCGTCACCCGGGCGCGCGCGGTGCGGGTGGTCGTCGTCCGGCTGGAGGGCACCGCCACCGGCGGCGAACTGGTGGCGAAGGTCGCCGACGCGGTGCGCGCGACCGACACGCCGATCGTCGACCGGCTGCTGGGACAGTCGGTGCTGCTGGTGCTCGACAACTGCGAGCACCTGGCCGAGGCGTGCGCGCAGCTCGTCGACCAGCTGCTCGCCGGCGCCGACGACCTGCGGGTGCTCGCCACCTCGACGGTCCCGCTCCGGGTCCCGGGCGAGTCGGTGCACCGGCTGGCGCCGCTGACGCTGCCGGGCGAGGTCGCCGGCGCCGCCGACGCGCTGGCCAACGACGCGGTCGCGCTGTTCTGCGCCCGGGCCCGCGCGGTGCGCCCGAGCTTCGAGCTCTCCGACGCGATCGCCCCGGCGGTCGCCGAGATCTGCCGGGCCGTCGACGGCCTGCCGCTCGCGCTGGAGCTGGCCAGCGCCCGCACCGCGGTGCTCAGCCCGGCCGACATCGCCACCCGCCTCGCCGACCAGCTGCGGGTGCTGCGTCCCGTCGGGGGCGCGACCGGAGGGCGCCACGGCTCGCTGGCCGCCGCGCTGGCCGCCGCGGTCGACCGGCTCACCCCGGCCGAGCGCGTGTTGTTCGCCCGGCTGGCGGTGTTCGCCGACACGTTCCCGCTCGCGGCCGCGGAGGCGGTCGGCGGGCCGGAGGCGCTCGACGTCGTGCACCGGCTGGTCGACGCCTCGCTCGTGGTCGCCGACGTCACCGGGCCGGAGACCCGGTTCCGGATGCTGGAGTCGGTGCGTCAGTACGGCCGGTCGCTGCTCGATCCGGCGGACGCGCTCGACCGCCGCGACGAGTACCTGGCCCGGTTGGCGGCCGACGCTGTCGCCGAGCAGTCCGGGCCGGACCGCCTGCGCTGGCAGCGCCGTCTCGACGCGGCCCGGCCCGACCTGCTGAGCGCGCTCGACCGGACGCTGCGCGGCGGGCGGCTCGAGCTCGGCCTGCCGATGATCGCGGACCTGCGCTGGTGGTGGAGCAACTCCCCGCGCGCCGGGCTGGAGTGGTACCGGCTGGCGCTGCGGGCGGCGTCGTCGGGCACCGTACCGGCGGAGCTGCTGTTGCGGGTGCAGCTGACCGCGGCGGTCGTCGCCTCGTACGTGACGCTGCCGGAGGCGATGGAGTACGCGGCCGCCGCGAGCGTCACCGCCACCCGGCTCGACGACCGGCCCGGCATGGTGCGCGCCGCGCAGCACGTCTCCGACATCGCGCTGGAGCTGGGCGACCTGGAGACCGCGCGCCGGACCGGCGAGCTGGCCTGGCGGCTGGCCGGCGAGAGCGGCGACTCGTTCGCGATCGGCCGGTGTGGACTGTCCGTCGCCTACAACCACTTCGCCGACGCCGCCCTGGACGACGCCGAGCGCTGGGCGGACGAGGCGGCGGCCGTGTTCGCGCGCGACGAGGACGAGGCCGGTCAGGCCGACGCGCGGTTGCTGGTGGGGGAGATCCTGCTCGAACGCGGGGATCTGGACCGGGCCGAGCCGGTGCTGAGCCGGGTGCTCGCGACGTTCCGCCGGCACGAGAGCTTCGAGCAGGCGGCGCGGGCCGCGGTGCTGCTCGCCGCGGTCGTCGGCCGGGACGGGCGGCACTCGGACGCCGCCGACCTGGTGCGCGAGGCGTTCGACCGGCACGGCGCGATCGCCCACCCGTGGGCGGTGGCCCACGACCTCGAGGTCGTCGCCGCCGAGGTCGCCGCCGGGGTGGCTCGGGGCGGCGCCGGCGAGGCGCGGCGGGCCGCGACGTTGCTCGGGGCGGCCGGAGCCGTGCGCGCGGACGCGGGGCTGGTGCCGCTGCCGCGGGACCGGCGGGTACGCGCCGAGGTGGAGGCGCGCAGCCGCACCGTGCTGGGCGACCGGGCCTACCGGGCCGCCGCGCTGGCCGGCGCCGCTCTCGACCTCCCCGGCGCGATCAACCTGGCCCGCGCCGTCGACTGAGCACACCGCCGACTGAGCGGCGGGATGGTGCGTCGGCCGACGGCCCCCGCAGGTCGGCCGACGCGAGGGCCACGCTACGCACCGGGTGGCCGGGCCGGTACACCTCGAGGTCTTCAGGAAAACTTCAGGGCCACTTGTTCGGGTTGCCGTGCTGGTCGTCGCACCACTTCGTCGGATCGGCGCCGGGCGGCATCGGCACACCGCAGTCCGGCGGCGGCATCGTGGCCGCGGCGGACGCGCCGCCGGGAGCGACCCCGAACGCCAGCAGTACTCCGAACCCGGCGGCCACCACCAGCCGCGCCCCTCTCCGGCCAACCATCCGCACTCCTCACTCTTCAGGAAACCTTCAGCGCGGCCGGCCACGATGGCGCGACCTACGACGAAGGAGTTCGGTCATGACCAGGACGCTCCAGCGGATCGCGCTCGTCCTCGCCGCCGCCGCGGTGGCCGCCGCCGCGGCCGCCCCCGCGTCGGCCGCCGACGACGCCACCATCCAGAAGCCGGTACGCCTCTACTAGGGCCACTTGTTCGGGATGCTCTGGTCGATCTCGCACCGAGGCTCGACGTCCGGAGGAAGCGGAAGGGTGTAGCGCACCCCGTCGCAGACGATCTCCGGTGGCACCCACGCGCGTGCGGCGGTGGCATCCACGCCGAGGAGCGCGAGCCCTCCGAGCACGACGACCAGAGCCACCCGCCGTAGCCGAACCATGTGTTCTCCCCGTAGCTGAACCGACTTGGCGTGGCCACGCTACGCAGCGGGGGCGTGCGCCGGA contains:
- a CDS encoding BTAD domain-containing putative transcriptional regulator codes for the protein MTTRLDLRLLGPVRLVGAAGEHAVSGAKGRAVLAALGLRVNHVVPVDQLIDDLWADSPPATARNTVQVYVSAVRRGLEAAGSALRLDRLPAGYRLAGRREQIDWHLFETLSVQARRWTRDGDQPTAAELLRRALALWDGTPLADVGAGPLHDLFVPRMESARVSALSDRLAADLALGRGGLVGELTMLVRAHPLDERFASQLMHALHQDGRRAQALAVYRETRDRLVEELGVEPGERLRRMHAAVLADDRGLRPEPRDQPGVLGATWSGEFVGRHAELTELVALLARPGLVTLTGPPGVGKSRLAAEVVTRARAVRVVVVRLEGTATGGELVAKVADAVRATDTPIVDRLLGQSVLLVLDNCEHLAEACAQLVDQLLAGADDLRVLATSTVPLRVPGESVHRLAPLTLPGEVAGAADALANDAVALFCARARAVRPSFELSDAIAPAVAEICRAVDGLPLALELASARTAVLSPADIATRLADQLRVLRPVGGATGGRHGSLAAALAAAVDRLTPAERVLFARLAVFADTFPLAAAEAVGGPEALDVVHRLVDASLVVADVTGPETRFRMLESVRQYGRSLLDPADALDRRDEYLARLAADAVAEQSGPDRLRWQRRLDAARPDLLSALDRTLRGGRLELGLPMIADLRWWWSNSPRAGLEWYRLALRAASSGTVPAELLLRVQLTAAVVASYVTLPEAMEYAAAASVTATRLDDRPGMVRAAQHVSDIALELGDLETARRTGELAWRLAGESGDSFAIGRCGLSVAYNHFADAALDDAERWADEAAAVFARDEDEAGQADARLLVGEILLERGDLDRAEPVLSRVLATFRRHESFEQAARAAVLLAAVVGRDGRHSDAADLVREAFDRHGAIAHPWAVAHDLEVVAAEVAAGVARGGAGEARRAATLLGAAGAVRADAGLVPLPRDRRVRAEVEARSRTVLGDRAYRAAALAGAALDLPGAINLARAVD
- a CDS encoding putative bifunctional diguanylate cyclase/phosphodiesterase is translated as MRSLGDLVTRRSLRPSVVATRRAMAVTAAVACTVGGLIGLLGMLVRPSNETDDVIRLASVASMLAGLALAKWGQRLPPLAFYLLAESAALLIAVSVWLQRDRPDAAAVAALLLLVTVFFFAFFDPVASLPGLVTVLGALAVIQVGWGALPWSTVLVLAGLNLLIAAVVGWLVRAAADSGLDVLTGLPNWRGLERAGHAALQRARHRGQPLTVALLNIDGFARINSTSGIAEGTRILRACGQAWATAVAPPAVLGRTAGDDFVLLVPGLGLGSVGPLLDALRAVAPPFVRFSVGVAGYAPGDAVRTLLNRADGALRLAKAGGGDRTVYARDDSADAQALVSGLDADEFRVLYQPIADARTGRVTGAEALVRWVRAGHGPVPPDEFIPLAERCGFITTLGEWVLRTACRDAAAWPRTLPSKVTVNVSGQQMQRPDYADHVLSVLAETGLPADRLVLEVTESTLQADSPCAIDALRALREAGVRIAIDDFGTGYSSLSRLQHLPADILKIDQSFVAALKPEDHAAPLVAAVTALAHALGLRTVAEGVEEHYQTVLLAHHGCDEVQGWLHGRPGEPARIGEALAEQERSARAAPTAVEI
- a CDS encoding acetoacetate--CoA ligase; amino-acid sequence: MTALRAYLDWLEKREGRRFGDHDALWAWSVEDLDRFWLSIAEYYDVAFSARWSEVRSAEPMPRTRWFPGARLNWAEHALRRGADGDPALLCVSEGGGADPRVLTYAELRRSVAAAAAWLRREGVRPGDRVGAYLPNTEHAVIACLAAAAVGAVWSCCTPDFGADGTIGRLAQLEPTVLVAADGYHWNGREIDRREVVERLRAALPTLRRFVAVPYLGHPVPAGATPWEELLATDAPPEFAPVEFSHPLWVLFTSGTTGLPKGLVHGHGGITLEGLKWAGLYCGLRPGERMFTYTSTGWALWNMQLGALSHGATIVLYEGSPAGVVWEIAERTRADVMMLGAAVITASVPPPRPLRRLRHLLVSGSALPREGYRWVWEHVGADVRIDSTSGGTDVSGAFVGSNDDSPVRPGRIGGRLAGVDCAAWDEDGVPVVDDVGDLVVLQPMPSMPVHLWNDPDFTRYTESYFETWPGVWRHGDWVTFHSDGGVTIHGRSDSTLNRQGVRLGTGDFYDVLEALPEIAETLVIGVEQPDDGYWLGLFVVPAPGHTLDDALKRTIVATLRTRLTARHVPDEIVEAPGVPHTLTGKRLEVPVKKLLRGTPLERAANPASVDDPAVLRWYERFAAERRG
- a CDS encoding LLM class flavin-dependent oxidoreductase, with amino-acid sequence MKLALYLPNFRDHVTLPELEDLTALAEDLDFDSVWTLDRIVVPEASDRAELQFPFGMMTEFPKGMPVVSRGKWFQGMTLIPWLAAKTTRLRIGMSIIDTPYRAPAVLAAELATQDHLAGGRLNVGVGSGWMPEEFAAASVPHLFARRHGHVRETIEIMQGIWSNELFEYHGEFADFPLSGFGHKPIQQPGPPIYFSGLKDPRRSAKRIAKYGLQGWIGIQDTPEEIARWRGEIERELGELGRGFPDGFDVCSMIWFVITDEPMDQSPAGKGTNLLAGTAQQIEDMLKRYRDAGLTMPLLWPPFRDVPTAKTLDDLKRLRHEILPKIT